Proteins encoded together in one Aminivibrio sp. window:
- the aroF gene encoding 3-deoxy-7-phosphoheptulonate synthase has product MIVVEMAQNSTGIDLERVRESVERGGKSCRVVSGRETSYIVASDGTDTSCISALPGVRKVNAVPCCYPLASRAVHPGSTPVKIAPGVVLGEGDPIVMAGPCAVESRDQLLETALAVRKAGAGVLRGGAFKPRSHPYAFQGLGSEGIALLKEAGKASGLPVITEVMSPEEAEWVAPHVDILQVGARNMQNFSLLRVLGRLDRPVLLKRGMAATVEEWLQAAEYILAGGNDRVILCERGIRSFDRNTRNTLDLGVIPLLKSLTHLPVVADPSHATGRRDLVLPMSLAAIAAGADGLLVEVHCDPGTALCDGPQSLDPEEFSRLMTAAKRIMEAVRGEGTPWERMLAR; this is encoded by the coding sequence ATGATAGTGGTCGAAATGGCGCAGAACAGTACGGGAATTGATCTGGAGCGGGTGCGCGAATCCGTGGAACGGGGCGGAAAGAGCTGCCGGGTCGTGTCCGGGAGAGAAACATCTTATATCGTTGCGTCCGACGGAACGGACACATCATGCATCAGCGCCCTTCCCGGAGTCCGAAAAGTGAATGCCGTTCCCTGCTGCTACCCCCTCGCCAGCCGTGCGGTGCATCCCGGGTCCACGCCGGTGAAGATTGCCCCCGGCGTGGTTCTCGGAGAAGGTGACCCCATTGTCATGGCCGGTCCCTGCGCCGTCGAAAGCAGGGACCAGCTTCTGGAAACGGCCCTGGCCGTCCGGAAGGCGGGAGCCGGGGTGCTCCGCGGGGGTGCCTTCAAGCCCCGGTCTCACCCCTACGCTTTCCAGGGGCTCGGAAGCGAGGGGATCGCCCTTCTGAAGGAAGCCGGGAAAGCCTCGGGGCTCCCGGTGATCACCGAAGTGATGTCCCCCGAGGAGGCGGAATGGGTGGCCCCCCACGTGGACATCCTCCAGGTGGGGGCGAGAAACATGCAGAATTTCAGCCTCCTCAGGGTGCTCGGCCGACTGGACAGGCCCGTGCTTCTGAAGCGAGGTATGGCCGCCACGGTAGAGGAATGGCTCCAGGCCGCGGAATACATCCTTGCGGGAGGCAACGACCGGGTCATATTGTGTGAGCGGGGCATCCGGAGCTTCGACCGGAACACCCGGAACACCCTGGATCTGGGGGTCATCCCCCTGCTCAAGTCCCTGACCCACCTCCCCGTTGTGGCGGACCCGAGCCACGCTACGGGCAGGAGAGACCTGGTGCTCCCCATGAGCCTCGCCGCTATCGCAGCAGGCGCCGACGGCCTGCTCGTAGAAGTTCACTGCGACCCCGGGACCGCCCTCTGCGACGGTCCCCAGTCCCTCGACCCGGAAGAATTCTCCCGGCTCATGACGGCGGCGAAAAGAATCATGGAAGCGGTCCGGGGGGAGGGAACTCCGTGGGAAAGAATGCTCGCCAGATAA
- a CDS encoding phosphatase, translating into MNPLFDLHTHTIASGHAYSSLKENIEAAVERGLTALGISDHAPAMPGTCHSFYFGNYKVIRESLLGIRIVKGIEANIIDYGGSLDAGEDILGKLEYAVASLHPPCIPFGTTEQNTRALVGAMANPYVKIIGHPDDDRYPLDYEELVLAAKRESVVLEVNNSSFCPGSGRQNGVKNARTMLEFCRRHDVPVVLGSDAHIWYDVGEMNNCMDLLREMDFPPELVLNFTPKGLDFILNRNGDGAALPVSGGASAGEA; encoded by the coding sequence ATGAACCCTCTATTTGACCTGCACACCCACACCATTGCGAGCGGGCACGCTTACAGCTCACTGAAGGAGAATATCGAGGCGGCCGTGGAACGGGGGCTCACCGCCCTCGGCATTTCCGATCACGCCCCAGCCATGCCCGGCACGTGCCATTCCTTCTATTTCGGGAACTACAAGGTGATCCGGGAGTCCCTCCTGGGGATCAGGATCGTGAAGGGCATCGAGGCGAACATAATTGACTACGGCGGCTCCCTCGACGCAGGGGAGGATATCCTGGGGAAGCTGGAATATGCCGTCGCGAGCCTCCACCCGCCCTGTATCCCCTTCGGGACCACGGAACAGAATACCAGGGCCCTGGTCGGCGCCATGGCAAACCCTTATGTGAAGATCATCGGCCATCCGGACGATGACCGCTACCCTCTTGACTACGAAGAGCTGGTTTTGGCGGCAAAGCGGGAGAGTGTGGTCCTCGAGGTCAACAATTCCAGTTTCTGCCCGGGCTCGGGGCGGCAAAACGGCGTGAAGAACGCCCGGACCATGCTGGAATTCTGCCGCCGTCATGACGTGCCCGTGGTGCTGGGAAGCGATGCCCACATCTGGTACGACGTGGGGGAGATGAACAACTGCATGGATCTTCTCAGGGAGATGGATTTCCCCCCGGAGCTGGTGCTTAACTTTACCCCGAAGGGGCTGGACTTCATTCTGAACAGGAACGGTGACGGCGCCGCCCTTCCCGTTTCCGGAGGAGCGTCCGCCGGAGAGGCATGA
- the grdA gene encoding glycine/sarcosine/betaine reductase complex selenoprotein A, with product MGKLTGKKLLLLGERDGVPGPAMEACLKGSGASIEFSVTECFVUTAAGAMDLQNQQRIKDAAEKFGAENVVVILGSSDAEGAEIYAETVTNGDPTFAGPLAGVSLGLPVYHIFEQDIREECDPAEWEAQISMMEMVLDPDALAAAVKGIREQFSKHSL from the coding sequence ATGGGCAAACTGACAGGAAAGAAACTGCTACTCCTCGGTGAGCGGGACGGCGTTCCCGGACCTGCCATGGAGGCATGCCTGAAGGGGAGCGGCGCTTCCATCGAATTCTCCGTGACGGAGTGCTTCGTCTGAACCGCCGCCGGAGCGATGGACCTGCAGAATCAGCAGCGCATCAAGGATGCCGCTGAGAAATTCGGAGCGGAAAACGTTGTGGTCATCCTCGGTTCCTCCGACGCCGAAGGCGCGGAGATCTACGCGGAGACCGTAACCAACGGCGATCCGACCTTTGCAGGCCCTCTCGCGGGAGTCTCGTTGGGACTCCCCGTGTACCACATTTTCGAACAGGATATTCGCGAAGAGTGCGATCCCGCAGAATGGGAAGCGCAGATCAGCATGATGGAAATGGTCCTCGACCCCGACGCCCTCGCGGCGGCGGTGAAGGGCATCCGCGAACAGTTCAGCAAACATTCGCTCTGA
- a CDS encoding M20 family metallo-hydrolase — protein sequence MDVGMLKDWFARMYPVGAAKRGVTRLGYSDEEDEMHALLRSFAEELGLIATEDSFGNTFISFPGAKAGGRVLIGSHLDSVPEGGRYDGVAGVLAGLLTMAEFGAEKRSIPLETVAFRCEESSAFGLATVGSALFVGMIDPETLHIAKNADGKSLYDAMKEKGYTPDNVSAPSDILAYLELHIEQGRVLEAAGKKLGIVSAIAAPVRFRVFFEGRQDHSGATPMGMRKDSLCAAGEALLAVERCGEAESEFATVATVGIIRNEPNALNVIPGCTSLGVDVRGIDAESVRRAVDAIRKEVAEIGRRRGVRFRFEEISSSMPVMMDPSIVHGLCSSAERLGADFMTMPSGAGHDAMKIAPYAPSGMVFIPCRDGVSHSPEEHAEIDDVFLGARLLHEFLSTNWKENDRCFSFPTAM from the coding sequence ATGGATGTCGGTATGCTGAAAGACTGGTTTGCCCGAATGTACCCCGTCGGAGCGGCGAAACGGGGCGTCACCCGCTTGGGATACTCCGATGAAGAGGACGAAATGCATGCTCTGCTGCGGAGTTTCGCTGAGGAGCTTGGTTTGATCGCCACGGAAGACTCCTTTGGGAATACCTTTATCTCTTTTCCGGGCGCGAAGGCGGGAGGCAGGGTGCTGATCGGCTCCCATCTCGACTCCGTCCCCGAAGGAGGACGCTATGACGGAGTTGCGGGCGTGCTCGCGGGACTCCTGACGATGGCGGAGTTCGGTGCGGAGAAACGTTCCATCCCGCTGGAGACGGTCGCATTCCGCTGCGAGGAGTCCTCCGCTTTCGGCTTGGCGACGGTGGGAAGTGCGCTTTTTGTTGGGATGATCGACCCGGAGACGCTGCACATCGCGAAAAACGCTGACGGAAAAAGTCTCTACGACGCGATGAAGGAGAAGGGGTATACGCCGGATAATGTTTCTGCTCCCTCGGATATTCTGGCGTATCTTGAGCTGCATATCGAACAGGGACGCGTCCTGGAGGCTGCGGGGAAGAAGCTGGGTATCGTCAGCGCAATCGCCGCCCCCGTTCGTTTCCGTGTGTTCTTTGAGGGACGGCAGGATCACTCGGGGGCCACACCGATGGGAATGCGGAAGGATTCGCTGTGCGCGGCGGGCGAGGCGCTACTCGCCGTCGAACGCTGCGGCGAGGCGGAAAGCGAATTTGCGACGGTGGCGACCGTCGGAATTATTCGAAACGAGCCCAACGCGTTGAACGTCATCCCCGGATGTACGTCCCTTGGGGTCGATGTGCGCGGTATCGACGCGGAGAGCGTGCGGCGCGCTGTTGACGCTATACGGAAGGAAGTCGCGGAGATCGGGAGGAGGCGGGGGGTCCGCTTCCGTTTCGAGGAGATCTCTTCGTCCATGCCGGTGATGATGGATCCGTCCATTGTGCACGGGCTGTGCTCCTCGGCGGAAAGGCTGGGCGCGGATTTCATGACGATGCCCAGCGGGGCCGGGCACGATGCGATGAAGATAGCGCCGTACGCGCCTTCCGGGATGGTCTTCATCCCTTGCCGCGACGGTGTGAGTCATAGTCCGGAAGAGCACGCCGAGATAGACGACGTGTTTCTGGGCGCGCGTCTTTTGCACGAGTTTTTGAGTACGAACTGGAAGGAGAATGACCGATGCTTTTCATTTCCGACGGCTATGTAG
- a CDS encoding glycine C-acetyltransferase: MAVPMKFLSEELDAMKQAGLYGTIRTLESPQGAWVHIDGKKYLNLCSNNYLGLCNDPRLVAKVKEYTDRYGVGPGAVRTIAGTMSPHIELEKKLAAFKGAEAAIVVQSGFCANLTVIPTLAGGADDLIFSDSLNHASIIDACRLSKAKVVRYEHSDMADLKKKLEENSDVKGKKLLITDGVFSMDGDVAKLPEIVELCEAHGVIVAVDDAHGEGVLGRGGRGIVDHFNLHGRVDVEIGTMSKAFGVMGGMAAGSAVLVDYLRQKARPNLFSSALTIPDVAANLASVEILRESETLVKKLWSNGDFLKRELGALGFDTAHSETPITPVIIGEASDAKAFSAKLFERGVFATAIVFPTVPRGTARIRAMVSAAHSEDDLRFAVEQFAAVGREMGVIS; encoded by the coding sequence ATGGCCGTTCCCATGAAATTCCTCTCGGAAGAGCTTGACGCCATGAAGCAGGCCGGGCTCTACGGCACCATCCGGACGCTTGAAAGCCCTCAGGGGGCGTGGGTTCATATCGACGGAAAGAAATATCTGAATCTCTGCTCCAACAACTACCTCGGCCTCTGCAACGATCCCCGGCTGGTCGCCAAGGTGAAGGAATACACCGACAGGTACGGCGTGGGCCCCGGCGCGGTGAGGACCATTGCCGGTACCATGTCGCCCCACATCGAGCTGGAGAAAAAGCTCGCCGCCTTCAAGGGGGCGGAGGCCGCCATCGTGGTGCAGTCCGGATTCTGCGCAAACCTCACGGTGATCCCCACCCTGGCCGGAGGCGCTGATGACCTGATCTTCAGCGATTCCCTGAACCATGCATCCATCATCGACGCGTGCAGGCTGTCGAAGGCGAAGGTGGTCCGGTACGAGCATTCCGACATGGCCGACCTGAAGAAAAAACTTGAGGAAAACAGTGACGTGAAGGGAAAGAAGCTCCTCATCACCGACGGCGTGTTCTCCATGGACGGTGACGTGGCGAAGCTGCCCGAGATCGTGGAGCTCTGTGAGGCACACGGCGTGATCGTGGCTGTGGACGACGCCCACGGCGAAGGCGTCCTCGGCCGGGGCGGCCGGGGCATCGTGGATCATTTCAACCTCCACGGCCGGGTGGACGTGGAAATAGGCACCATGTCCAAGGCCTTCGGCGTCATGGGCGGCATGGCAGCCGGAAGCGCCGTGCTCGTGGACTACCTGCGCCAGAAAGCCCGGCCGAACCTGTTCAGCAGTGCCCTCACCATTCCCGACGTGGCGGCGAACCTCGCCTCCGTGGAAATCCTCCGGGAGAGCGAGACCCTGGTGAAGAAGCTGTGGAGCAACGGAGATTTCCTGAAGAGGGAACTCGGGGCACTGGGCTTCGACACGGCGCACAGCGAAACGCCCATCACCCCGGTGATCATCGGCGAGGCGTCCGACGCGAAGGCCTTCAGCGCGAAGCTTTTCGAGCGGGGGGTCTTTGCCACCGCCATCGTCTTCCCCACGGTTCCCAGAGGAACCGCCCGCATCCGGGCAATGGTCTCGGCGGCCCATTCCGAGGACGACCTCCGGTTCGCCGTGGAACAATTCGCCGCCGTGGGCAGGGAAATGGGGGTCATATCTTGA
- a CDS encoding LysR family transcriptional regulator, whose protein sequence is MNLDRMKVFCCVVEKGSFRTAGEALYLSQPSVSYHVSALEEEYKVRLLHRNRNGICLTPEGRALYMLGKEMLLLADSLPNRLRALELLECGALSIGVTNHIAHAILPETLKEFHKDFPNINVSVFTGMTIDVIAKLKSGEVEFAIAGKNFACSNDPELTVRALCHEKLVFIVPKGHRLEGKFVEPKDLETITVIGYVAPHPLSYFVDRVLMNNRIKPLKKVEADSIDLIVKFVEEGLGAGIVSESGVRKKLRKGSVGPAYIPGLETMQWDMDFLYVTSRGLSYAGWEMQHRISTSIGALLGCEISPQ, encoded by the coding sequence ATGAATCTTGATCGAATGAAAGTGTTTTGCTGCGTCGTTGAGAAGGGTTCGTTTCGGACTGCAGGCGAGGCCCTGTATCTCTCGCAGCCTTCCGTGAGCTACCATGTCTCCGCTCTGGAAGAGGAGTACAAGGTGCGCCTCCTGCACCGGAACCGCAACGGTATCTGTCTTACTCCCGAGGGCAGGGCCCTCTATATGCTCGGGAAGGAAATGCTGCTTCTCGCCGACTCGCTCCCGAACCGTTTGCGGGCCCTCGAACTGCTTGAGTGCGGCGCCCTGTCCATCGGCGTCACCAACCATATCGCGCATGCGATCCTGCCCGAGACGCTCAAGGAGTTTCACAAGGACTTTCCCAACATCAACGTTTCGGTATTCACCGGGATGACCATCGACGTGATCGCGAAACTCAAGTCCGGAGAGGTGGAGTTCGCAATCGCGGGAAAGAACTTCGCCTGCTCCAACGACCCGGAGCTGACGGTCAGGGCGCTCTGCCACGAAAAGCTCGTCTTCATCGTTCCCAAGGGGCATCGTCTGGAGGGGAAATTCGTCGAACCCAAAGATCTGGAGACGATCACCGTGATAGGATACGTTGCGCCGCATCCGCTTTCCTACTTCGTTGACAGGGTGCTTATGAACAACCGGATCAAGCCGTTGAAAAAAGTGGAGGCGGACTCCATTGACCTTATCGTGAAATTCGTCGAAGAGGGGTTGGGCGCGGGCATCGTCTCGGAAAGCGGCGTGAGGAAAAAACTACGGAAAGGATCCGTCGGGCCGGCCTACATACCGGGGCTCGAAACAATGCAATGGGATATGGACTTTCTGTACGTCACGTCCCGTGGCCTTTCGTACGCGGGGTGGGAGATGCAACACCGCATCTCCACATCGATAGGCGCCCTTCTGGGGTGCGAAATCTCCCCCCAATGA
- a CDS encoding response regulator, which yields MNEKTYSVLICDDSAMIRKTLRFILEEWGVRNIFEARNGSEAVDIYRERHPDLVFMDIVMPEKSGLDALVEIREEDPSARVVMASTTGTKKNLMTAIDAGAFDFIQKPFEKDIIHTILRRILKGELD from the coding sequence TTGAACGAAAAAACATATTCCGTGCTTATCTGCGACGACTCCGCGATGATCCGGAAAACGCTCAGGTTCATTCTTGAAGAGTGGGGCGTAAGAAACATATTCGAGGCCAGGAACGGCAGTGAGGCCGTGGACATTTACCGGGAGCGCCACCCCGATCTCGTGTTCATGGATATCGTCATGCCTGAAAAATCAGGCCTCGACGCCCTGGTGGAAATCAGGGAGGAGGATCCTTCGGCCCGGGTCGTCATGGCGTCGACGACAGGCACGAAGAAAAACCTCATGACCGCCATCGACGCGGGAGCCTTCGATTTCATCCAGAAACCCTTCGAGAAGGACATTATCCACACCATCCTCCGGAGAATTCTGAAAGGAGAATTGGACTGA
- a CDS encoding NAD-dependent epimerase/dehydratase family protein, giving the protein MKRIVVTGAGGQIGVELTPFLRKIYGAENVLATARRNIPGPVSEGGPFELLDVRDGKAFSDLLGSFRADTVIHLAGVLSAKGEGDPLLSWDINVCGSCTALEAARERGAAFFFPSSIAAFGPTTPAKNTPQDTIQRPTTIYGVAKVTMELLCDYYHKKFGMDTRGLRFPGLISYEALPGGGTTDYAVHIYYDAVRKGSYTSFIAKGTYMDMMYMPDALAAVVKLMEADPSKLVHRNAFNVSAMSFEPEEIAASIRKVMPEFTMDYDVDPLRQSIAESWPDSLDCSAAREEWGFAPEYDLDRMTEDMLLRLKEKK; this is encoded by the coding sequence TTGAAGAGGATCGTCGTCACGGGGGCGGGCGGCCAGATCGGCGTCGAGCTCACCCCCTTCCTGAGGAAAATCTACGGCGCGGAAAACGTGCTCGCCACTGCCAGGAGAAACATTCCCGGCCCCGTCTCCGAGGGGGGGCCCTTCGAGCTGCTCGACGTACGGGACGGAAAGGCTTTTTCTGACCTGCTGGGCTCCTTCCGGGCCGACACGGTGATCCACCTGGCCGGGGTCCTCTCCGCCAAGGGCGAGGGTGATCCTCTTTTGTCGTGGGACATCAACGTATGCGGCTCCTGCACCGCCCTGGAAGCGGCCCGGGAACGGGGGGCGGCCTTCTTCTTCCCCAGCTCCATCGCGGCCTTCGGCCCCACCACGCCGGCGAAGAACACCCCCCAGGACACCATCCAGCGCCCCACCACCATCTACGGCGTGGCCAAGGTGACCATGGAGCTGCTCTGCGACTATTACCACAAAAAATTCGGCATGGACACCCGGGGACTCCGCTTCCCCGGCCTGATCAGCTACGAGGCCCTTCCCGGCGGCGGCACCACGGACTACGCGGTACACATCTACTACGATGCCGTCAGGAAAGGCAGCTACACCAGCTTCATCGCGAAGGGAACCTACATGGACATGATGTACATGCCCGATGCCCTCGCGGCGGTGGTGAAGCTCATGGAGGCCGACCCGTCGAAGCTCGTTCACCGGAACGCCTTCAACGTATCAGCCATGAGCTTCGAGCCTGAGGAGATCGCCGCGTCCATCCGCAAAGTAATGCCCGAATTCACCATGGATTATGACGTGGATCCTCTCCGGCAGAGCATAGCCGAATCCTGGCCGGACTCGCTGGACTGCAGTGCCGCCAGGGAGGAGTGGGGATTCGCCCCGGAGTACGACCTGGACCGCATGACTGAAGACATGCTGTTGAGGCTGAAAGAAAAGAAATGA
- a CDS encoding 3-dehydroquinate synthase family protein, whose product MGKNARQITGRAETTEPGDIRLRCGSFPTRVVVGRGLLPRLNSLTGRDECPFVVADEITGPLFGDYPGNRKSMHLIPRGEKGKSLSSIGGIYASLAGCGMERTDTILALGGGVVGDAAGFAAATWMRGIRLIQCPTTLLAQVDSAIGGKTGANLPEGKNLVGAFHPAEWVLSDVECLRSQKEEDFRQGLAEAVKYGVGEDWSFLSRLEESAGPILRRDCGVLLRLVSECSRIKLAVVSEDEQEQSGARARLNLGHTVGHALEAASGFSRWKHGDAVAAGLMIAARAASRLGELQESTARRIGRLLRSFGLPLMPDLPWDEIAPYLIMDKKFSGGSPRLVIPEEGKPCRLRDDIPLSLLREVYEEGTAPLDGTSFWR is encoded by the coding sequence GTGGGAAAGAATGCTCGCCAGATAACCGGCCGGGCGGAAACCACGGAGCCTGGAGACATCCGACTCCGGTGCGGCTCTTTTCCCACAAGGGTCGTCGTCGGCAGGGGACTCCTCCCCCGGCTGAACTCCCTGACCGGGCGGGATGAATGCCCCTTCGTGGTGGCCGATGAAATCACCGGGCCCCTTTTCGGGGACTATCCCGGAAACCGAAAGAGCATGCACCTCATCCCCCGGGGGGAGAAAGGGAAAAGTCTTTCCAGTATCGGCGGTATCTACGCATCTCTCGCCGGGTGCGGAATGGAGCGTACGGACACGATTCTCGCCCTTGGAGGAGGCGTCGTGGGCGACGCGGCCGGCTTCGCGGCCGCAACCTGGATGCGGGGCATCCGGCTCATCCAGTGTCCCACCACCCTCCTCGCCCAAGTGGACAGCGCGATCGGCGGGAAGACCGGCGCGAATCTCCCGGAGGGGAAAAATCTCGTTGGGGCCTTCCATCCCGCCGAATGGGTCCTCTCGGACGTAGAGTGCCTCCGCTCCCAGAAGGAGGAAGACTTCCGGCAGGGGCTCGCCGAAGCGGTGAAATACGGGGTGGGTGAGGACTGGAGCTTCCTTTCCCGGCTCGAGGAGAGCGCAGGCCCCATCCTGAGGCGCGACTGCGGGGTTCTTCTCCGGCTTGTTTCGGAATGCTCAAGGATAAAGCTTGCGGTGGTCTCGGAAGACGAACAGGAGCAGTCAGGCGCCCGGGCCCGGCTGAACCTCGGCCATACAGTGGGGCACGCCCTCGAAGCGGCCTCGGGGTTCAGCCGCTGGAAGCACGGCGACGCCGTGGCTGCGGGGCTGATGATCGCCGCAAGGGCGGCATCCCGACTCGGAGAGCTGCAGGAGAGCACCGCCCGAAGAATCGGGAGACTGCTCCGTTCTTTCGGCCTTCCCCTGATGCCCGATCTCCCCTGGGACGAAATAGCCCCGTACCTGATCATGGACAAGAAATTTTCCGGCGGTTCCCCCCGGCTGGTGATTCCCGAAGAGGGGAAACCATGCCGCCTCAGGGACGACATACCTCTTTCGCTCCTTCGGGAGGTCTACGAAGAAGGAACCGCCCCGCTGGACGGGACGTCTTTTTGGAGGTAA
- a CDS encoding methylated-DNA--[protein]-cysteine S-methyltransferase: MLYVRETIVGPMAIGSDGEFITHLRLPKNTAERGGFEKKEPPIVKEAFRQLELYLAGKLKKFDLPLKAEGTTFMKTVWEKLVEVPYGKTASYKDLAIASGNPKAVRAVGMANARNPIAIFIPCHRIIGANGKLVGYGGGLELKTWLLELEAAHSLEEFSGP; encoded by the coding sequence ATGCTGTACGTGCGGGAAACGATCGTCGGCCCTATGGCCATAGGAAGCGACGGGGAATTCATCACCCACCTCCGCCTGCCGAAAAACACGGCGGAACGTGGCGGTTTCGAAAAAAAGGAGCCGCCTATAGTGAAGGAGGCCTTCCGGCAGCTTGAACTCTACCTCGCCGGAAAGCTGAAGAAGTTCGACCTTCCCCTGAAGGCCGAGGGAACCACTTTCATGAAAACGGTGTGGGAAAAACTCGTGGAGGTCCCCTACGGAAAGACGGCAAGCTACAAGGATCTCGCCATCGCCTCGGGAAACCCGAAGGCGGTCAGGGCTGTGGGCATGGCCAATGCGAGGAACCCCATCGCCATCTTCATTCCCTGCCACAGGATCATAGGGGCGAACGGAAAGCTCGTGGGCTACGGCGGCGGACTTGAACTGAAAACGTGGCTCCTCGAACTGGAGGCGGCCCACTCCCTGGAGGAGTTCTCCGGCCCCTGA
- a CDS encoding 4Fe-4S binding protein yields MKKPPVHIFLDPEKCRGCGLCMDICKRGVIAFREEANACGCRPVIVVHPEKCVLCGFCIAVCPMHAIQLKK; encoded by the coding sequence ATGAAAAAGCCGCCGGTACACATCTTTCTGGACCCGGAAAAGTGCAGGGGATGCGGCCTGTGCATGGATATCTGCAAGAGGGGTGTGATAGCCTTCCGGGAGGAGGCGAACGCCTGCGGGTGCAGGCCCGTAATCGTTGTTCATCCAGAGAAGTGCGTTCTCTGCGGGTTCTGTATCGCCGTGTGCCCCATGCATGCCATACAACTGAAAAAATGA
- a CDS encoding dihydroorotase produces the protein MLFISDGYVVDPASGLNGRSNILTRDGRVAEIGPDVRCPDGARKVDASGLTVAPGFVDIHCHFRDPGFTYKEDIHSGALCAAAGGFTTVVCMANTSPAMDSPELVREFMHKAAAEKIEVLTVGAITRGLGGKDLVDMKALLDAGAVGFSDDGKPLMDAGLVLRAMRAAREAMVPLSFHEEDPSLITANGVNATSPHIAEDVLVARDIELALATGAKVNIQHLSSAASVELLRQGKRRGASVFAEVTPHHFSLTEDALRQFGPNAKMNPPLRTEEDRQALIEGLADGTIDCIATDHAPHAAHEKDVPLEKAMSGIIGLETAFALAVTNLVAPGRLSLPELVRKMSLNPARLYGFDRGTLAPGKRADIVVFDTDEEWTVSGTLSKSRNSPFIGSRLKGKVKYTVSGGEIVYEG, from the coding sequence ATGCTTTTCATTTCCGACGGCTATGTAGTGGACCCGGCGAGCGGTTTGAACGGACGGAGCAACATCCTCACACGGGACGGCAGGGTGGCGGAGATCGGGCCGGATGTGCGCTGCCCCGACGGAGCGCGGAAGGTAGACGCGAGCGGGTTGACCGTCGCCCCAGGCTTCGTCGATATTCACTGTCACTTCCGCGATCCCGGCTTCACGTACAAGGAGGATATCCATTCCGGGGCGCTCTGCGCGGCGGCGGGCGGTTTCACCACCGTGGTCTGCATGGCGAACACTTCGCCCGCGATGGACTCCCCCGAGCTGGTGCGGGAGTTCATGCACAAGGCGGCGGCGGAGAAGATCGAAGTGCTCACAGTCGGGGCGATTACCCGCGGACTCGGCGGGAAGGATCTGGTCGACATGAAGGCACTGCTCGACGCTGGAGCGGTCGGATTCTCCGACGACGGAAAGCCGTTGATGGATGCCGGTCTGGTGTTGCGGGCCATGCGGGCTGCAAGGGAAGCAATGGTCCCGCTCAGTTTTCACGAGGAGGACCCGTCGCTCATCACGGCAAACGGAGTGAACGCCACGTCGCCGCATATCGCGGAGGACGTGCTGGTGGCCAGGGACATCGAATTGGCGCTGGCAACGGGGGCGAAGGTGAATATTCAGCATCTGAGTTCCGCCGCCTCGGTGGAGCTTCTCCGGCAGGGCAAGCGCCGCGGGGCGAGCGTGTTCGCGGAGGTCACACCGCATCATTTCAGCCTGACGGAGGATGCGCTGCGGCAGTTCGGCCCCAATGCGAAGATGAACCCTCCTCTCCGGACGGAAGAGGACAGGCAGGCGTTGATCGAGGGGCTGGCCGACGGAACGATCGATTGTATCGCCACCGACCACGCGCCCCACGCCGCGCACGAGAAGGACGTCCCGCTCGAAAAAGCGATGAGCGGGATCATCGGCCTTGAGACTGCGTTCGCTCTTGCCGTGACCAATCTCGTCGCTCCGGGGCGTCTCTCCCTTCCCGAGCTTGTCCGGAAAATGTCGCTCAACCCGGCCCGCCTGTACGGTTTCGACAGGGGGACTCTCGCACCGGGGAAACGGGCGGATATCGTCGTCTTCGACACGGACGAAGAGTGGACCGTGAGCGGCACGCTGTCGAAGTCGCGCAACTCGCCGTTTATAGGAAGCAGGCTCAAGGGAAAGGTGAAGTATACCGTTTCAGGAGGGGAGATCGTCTATGAGGGTTGA